One window of the Actinomyces wuliandei genome contains the following:
- a CDS encoding DMT family transporter, whose protein sequence is MFLCADLCLWNISFFYTTLAESNLLANLVPFVVALYMWLLFRERPDRRLLLPSLVAISGLLMLTMANGALHINHLIGNVLALATAFFYAAFLLVTKSLRERHSALKVMTILGVWCGVGCLFVSAIARENATPETLRGWSILLGLAVSSQLLGQTLMAHCVKYISIQLASLFILLQPVAAALYSYILFDEILTATQVLGVCALLAAIYRSREIMES, encoded by the coding sequence ATGTTCTTATGCGCAGATCTCTGCCTTTGGAATATTTCTTTCTTTTATACCACTCTCGCAGAATCCAATTTGTTGGCAAATCTCGTGCCCTTTGTAGTCGCACTTTATATGTGGCTACTATTTAGGGAAAGGCCCGACAGGCGCCTTCTGCTTCCTTCTCTTGTTGCGATATCCGGCCTTCTTATGCTCACTATGGCAAATGGCGCCCTACACATTAACCATCTCATTGGAAATGTGTTGGCTCTTGCTACAGCTTTTTTCTATGCCGCATTCCTTCTGGTAACCAAAAGTTTACGCGAACGACATTCTGCCTTAAAAGTAATGACTATATTAGGCGTGTGGTGCGGTGTCGGTTGCCTATTTGTTTCTGCCATTGCTAGAGAGAACGCCACTCCGGAGACTCTACGGGGCTGGTCGATACTGCTTGGACTCGCAGTATCATCGCAACTGTTGGGCCAAACATTGATGGCCCACTGTGTTAAGTACATTAGTATACAACTTGCATCACTCTTCATTTTATTACAGCCGGTTGCTGCAGCCCTATACTCTTACATTCTGTTCGACGAAATTTTGACAGCGACCCAAGTTCTGGGAGTATGCGCTCTTCTTGCCGCAATATATCGATCTAGAGAAATAATGGAATCGTAG
- a CDS encoding sugar-binding transcriptional regulator produces MADAGRRDDIELLLRVSRMYYEEQLTQAEIARRVGYSRATVSRMLTRARETGIVTISISHPLERILSVERGLRQALPLQVVRVTPVHDDNILDAIGRGAAELLTDTITDGQVVAVGNGRSVAATARHLRPVPRPGCTIVQLLGSVPGGLPAWGRDAPTVCSRIAQRLGAKTARMAVPLMVDDPALLQPLMREEKVATVLALAARADVALVGVAGIEAHGAGNILAEYLTAEVREAIRAGGATGHILDHHFDARGRHVPTPLTARTLALPLRDLKKIPLVIGVAAGSDKVEAVVSAVRGGILSGLVTDDETASSILQHVHDVRARGQEVRARTPPGRGATARG; encoded by the coding sequence GTGGCCGACGCTGGCAGACGAGACGACATCGAGCTGCTGCTGCGAGTCTCCCGCATGTACTACGAGGAGCAGCTCACTCAGGCTGAGATCGCCCGCCGAGTGGGGTACTCGCGTGCCACTGTCTCTCGCATGCTGACCCGGGCCCGGGAGACGGGAATCGTGACGATCTCCATCTCGCACCCGCTGGAGAGGATCCTGTCTGTCGAGCGGGGACTGCGCCAGGCGCTGCCCCTTCAGGTCGTCCGGGTCACGCCGGTGCACGACGACAACATCCTCGACGCCATCGGACGCGGCGCCGCCGAGCTCCTCACCGACACCATCACGGACGGCCAGGTGGTGGCCGTGGGCAACGGGCGCTCGGTGGCTGCCACGGCGCGGCACCTGCGCCCGGTCCCCCGCCCCGGGTGCACGATCGTCCAGCTGCTGGGCTCGGTCCCGGGAGGCCTGCCCGCCTGGGGCCGGGACGCTCCCACGGTGTGCAGCCGTATCGCCCAGAGGCTGGGCGCCAAGACCGCCCGGATGGCGGTCCCCCTCATGGTGGACGATCCGGCCCTGCTGCAGCCGCTCATGCGTGAGGAGAAGGTGGCCACCGTCCTCGCCCTGGCCGCGAGGGCCGATGTGGCGCTGGTGGGGGTTGCCGGGATCGAGGCCCACGGGGCAGGAAACATCCTGGCGGAGTACCTCACGGCGGAAGTGAGGGAGGCGATCCGAGCAGGCGGGGCCACCGGCCACATTCTTGACCACCACTTCGACGCCCGCGGGCGTCACGTGCCCACGCCGCTGACGGCGCGCACCCTCGCCCTGCCGCTGCGCGACCTCAAGAAGATCCCCCTGGTCATCGGGGTGGCGGCCGGCAGCGACAAGGTAGAGGCTGTCGTCAGCGCGGTACGCGGCGGCATCCTCAGCGGCCTGGTCACCGACGACGAGACTGCCTCCTCGATCCTCCAGCACGTCCACGATGTCAGGGCCAGGGGCCAGGAGGTCAGGGCCAGGACACCTCCCGGCCGAGGCGCGACGGCCAGGGGCTAG
- a CDS encoding sodium:proton antiporter yields the protein MHLEWWSVLPFAAMLASIAVLPLVPATSHWWERRSSQLCVALGLGLPVAAWMWVAGGWQVVFASVVEYAQFIALLLSLFVVSGGIFLKGDIRATPRNNVIFLAVGGVIASFVGTTGAAMLLIRPLLATNKERRYRVHTVLYTIFVVANCGGLLTPLGDPPLFLGFLRGVPFTWTFSLLPEYLFVNGMLLISYYALDSYYYAREPVAAVAADETDIEPLGLKGSVNFVFFAVIIAAVAFAPSVDTEAIEAGHATLASWLPVREAVMLAAAAASYLLGDRETRFGDNQFTWAPIAEVAALFIGIFLTMIPALHYLDEVAGRLPLNEVTFFVFTGGLSSMLDNAPTYATFFEMAGQVAHPGGATVAGVPEAYLVPISLGAVLCGAITYIGNGPNFMVKSVADADGVDMPSFGGYVLRSFQHLVPVIAAMVLLFLAPGAWWRVLGVVVVVALLARDARLLTRSRRLALASPEEQASRPGRRAQSTETS from the coding sequence GTGCACCTGGAGTGGTGGTCTGTCCTGCCCTTTGCGGCCATGCTGGCCAGCATCGCCGTCCTGCCCCTGGTCCCCGCCACCTCGCACTGGTGGGAGAGACGCTCCAGCCAGCTGTGCGTGGCGCTGGGGCTGGGGCTGCCGGTAGCCGCCTGGATGTGGGTGGCCGGGGGGTGGCAGGTCGTCTTCGCCTCCGTGGTGGAGTACGCCCAGTTCATCGCCCTGCTCCTGTCCCTCTTCGTGGTCTCCGGAGGGATCTTCCTCAAGGGCGACATCCGGGCCACCCCGCGCAACAACGTCATCTTCCTGGCTGTGGGTGGGGTCATCGCCTCCTTCGTGGGGACCACCGGCGCCGCCATGCTGCTCATCCGTCCCCTGCTGGCCACCAACAAGGAGCGCCGCTACCGGGTCCACACCGTGTTGTACACGATCTTCGTCGTGGCCAACTGTGGGGGGCTGCTGACCCCGCTGGGCGACCCGCCCCTGTTCCTAGGGTTCCTGCGCGGCGTGCCTTTTACCTGGACCTTCAGCCTCCTGCCGGAGTACCTCTTCGTCAACGGCATGCTGCTCATCAGCTACTACGCCCTGGACTCCTACTACTACGCGCGCGAGCCTGTCGCTGCCGTCGCTGCCGACGAGACCGACATCGAGCCCCTGGGGCTGAAGGGGTCCGTCAACTTTGTGTTCTTCGCCGTCATCATTGCCGCAGTGGCCTTCGCCCCCTCGGTGGACACCGAGGCCATTGAGGCCGGCCACGCCACCCTGGCCTCCTGGTTGCCTGTGCGCGAGGCGGTCATGCTCGCCGCCGCAGCGGCCTCCTACCTCCTGGGTGACCGGGAGACCCGCTTCGGGGACAACCAGTTCACCTGGGCACCCATCGCCGAGGTCGCGGCCCTGTTCATCGGCATCTTCCTCACCATGATCCCGGCCCTGCACTACCTGGACGAGGTTGCCGGGCGGCTGCCTCTCAACGAGGTGACCTTCTTCGTGTTCACCGGGGGGCTGTCCTCCATGCTGGACAACGCCCCCACCTACGCGACCTTCTTCGAGATGGCCGGGCAGGTCGCCCACCCCGGCGGGGCCACGGTGGCAGGCGTGCCCGAGGCCTACCTGGTCCCCATCTCCCTGGGCGCGGTGCTGTGCGGCGCCATCACCTACATCGGCAACGGCCCCAACTTCATGGTCAAGTCCGTCGCTGACGCCGACGGCGTGGACATGCCCTCCTTCGGCGGCTACGTGCTGCGCTCCTTCCAGCACCTGGTCCCTGTCATCGCCGCCATGGTCCTGCTGTTCCTCGCCCCGGGGGCCTGGTGGCGGGTGCTGGGGGTCGTGGTGGTCGTGGCCCTCCTGGCCCGTGACGCCAGGCTGCTGACCCGTTCGCGGCGCCTGGCGCTGGCCTCTCCGGAGGAGCAGGCGTCTCGGCCGGGTCGGCGCGCCCAGTCAACAGAAACGTCATAG
- a CDS encoding DUF3097 domain-containing protein, producing the protein MPRVNTPAPYHQPVPGSTAARRAALRARAQAGTAQARGTGTSRTAVPGQAPPVPAAPPRPVPAPPSSAPASTARGPLRRPSSADRYGSDVLSADPHRVGPAAVRPQSVPLRVSRGLVVEDRQTGFVGAAVAVEKSGGQHLVVLEDRHGTRRAFPLGPGFWVEGRPVVLEPPAPARRKPTGPLSASGRRLTASGSYAVEGEEARTAKVARASRIWVEGRHDAELVEKVWGDDLRHEGVVVLLLEGVDNLARVMAEFSPSPSRRAGVLVDHLVPGSKESRIAQEVAAMPGGDNVLVLGHPYVDVWQAVRPERLGLSAWPQVPRGTDIKHGTLEALGWPHDSQADVAHAWKRILGRVRSYKDLEPSLLGRMEELIDFVTAPGTR; encoded by the coding sequence GTGCCGAGGGTGAACACTCCCGCTCCCTACCACCAGCCGGTCCCTGGCTCGACTGCGGCCCGCCGTGCCGCCCTGCGCGCACGTGCCCAGGCGGGCACCGCCCAGGCGCGGGGGACGGGGACGAGCCGGACGGCGGTACCGGGCCAAGCTCCCCCGGTTCCGGCCGCACCACCTCGGCCCGTCCCGGCTCCGCCCTCCTCTGCTCCGGCCTCAACGGCGCGGGGTCCGCTGCGGCGGCCCTCCTCCGCCGACCGTTACGGCAGCGACGTGCTGTCAGCCGACCCGCACCGGGTGGGTCCGGCAGCCGTCCGTCCGCAGTCAGTCCCCCTGCGGGTCTCACGCGGCCTGGTGGTCGAGGACCGTCAGACTGGTTTCGTGGGTGCGGCGGTCGCGGTGGAGAAATCGGGCGGCCAGCACCTGGTGGTCCTGGAGGACCGCCACGGCACCCGCCGCGCCTTTCCCCTGGGACCGGGGTTCTGGGTCGAGGGGCGTCCTGTGGTCCTGGAGCCTCCCGCACCTGCTAGGCGCAAGCCCACTGGTCCGCTCAGCGCCTCGGGGCGCAGGCTGACCGCCTCGGGCTCCTACGCCGTGGAGGGAGAGGAGGCCAGGACAGCCAAGGTGGCACGAGCCTCACGGATCTGGGTGGAGGGCCGCCACGACGCCGAGCTGGTGGAGAAGGTCTGGGGGGACGACCTGCGCCACGAGGGGGTCGTGGTCCTCCTGCTGGAAGGGGTGGACAACCTGGCGCGGGTCATGGCTGAGTTCTCCCCCTCCCCTTCCAGGCGCGCCGGGGTGCTCGTGGACCACCTGGTACCCGGCTCCAAGGAGTCACGTATCGCCCAGGAGGTCGCCGCCATGCCTGGGGGCGACAACGTCCTCGTCCTGGGGCACCCCTACGTCGACGTGTGGCAGGCAGTCAGGCCCGAGCGCCTCGGCCTGAGCGCCTGGCCGCAGGTGCCACGAGGCACCGACATCAAGCACGGGACGCTGGAGGCCCTGGGGTGGCCGCACGACTCCCAGGCGGACGTCGCTCACGCCTGGAAGCGGATCCTGGGGCGGGTCCGCTCCTACAAGGACCTGGAGCCCAGCCTCCTGGGACGCATGGAGGAGCTGATCGACTTCGTCACGGCTCCCGGGACGCGCTAG
- the hrcA gene encoding heat-inducible transcriptional repressor HrcA, whose protein sequence is MADDRRLKVLSAIVTDYVRTREPVGSKALTERYHLGVSPATIRNDMASLEDEGYILQPHTSAGRVPTEKGYRLFVDQVARVKPLSAPERAAIAALLTGGVDLEEVVARTVRALAQLTGQLAVVEYPSLRLTALQHLELVALAPGRVLLVIITDTGRVEQRTVTLAPAHEEHTDRHRSQPLPPAVLERVRARLNSALVGRRAAEVAPVLASLARQVSVEERLLLTAVTDELVSALRPDAEERLAVAGTANLARAVPDFSSLGPLLDAVEEQVVLLRLFTESSIRREQGGMRVSIGSENDDDALAEASVVTAGYGPAQGDAVAHLGVIGPTRMDYPATMAAVRAVAHYLSRFLSPPREERSEEDSDKDQEGW, encoded by the coding sequence ATGGCAGACGACCGCCGCCTCAAGGTGCTGTCTGCCATCGTCACCGACTATGTGCGTACCCGTGAGCCTGTGGGGTCCAAGGCGCTGACGGAGCGCTACCACCTGGGGGTCTCCCCGGCCACCATCCGCAACGACATGGCCAGCCTGGAGGACGAGGGCTACATCCTCCAGCCCCACACCTCCGCCGGCCGGGTGCCGACAGAGAAGGGCTACCGCCTCTTCGTGGACCAGGTCGCACGCGTCAAGCCGCTGTCGGCGCCGGAGCGGGCCGCCATCGCCGCGCTCCTGACGGGCGGGGTGGATCTGGAGGAGGTGGTGGCCCGCACCGTGCGTGCGCTGGCCCAGCTGACAGGACAGCTGGCGGTGGTGGAGTACCCCAGCCTGAGGCTGACCGCCCTCCAGCACCTGGAGCTCGTGGCGCTGGCCCCCGGCCGCGTCCTGCTGGTCATCATCACCGACACCGGCCGTGTGGAGCAGCGCACCGTCACCCTGGCCCCTGCACATGAGGAGCACACGGACCGGCACCGGTCCCAGCCGCTGCCTCCGGCGGTCCTGGAACGGGTGCGTGCCCGGCTCAACTCCGCCCTGGTGGGACGCCGGGCGGCCGAGGTGGCTCCGGTGCTGGCCTCCCTGGCCCGGCAGGTGTCCGTTGAGGAGCGGCTCCTCCTGACGGCCGTGACTGACGAGCTCGTCTCGGCGCTGCGGCCGGACGCCGAGGAGCGCCTGGCGGTGGCCGGGACCGCGAACCTGGCTCGTGCCGTCCCCGACTTCTCCTCCCTGGGCCCGCTCCTGGACGCCGTCGAGGAGCAGGTGGTCCTGCTGCGCCTGTTCACCGAGTCCTCGATCCGCCGTGAGCAGGGCGGGATGAGGGTGTCGATCGGCTCGGAGAACGACGACGACGCCCTGGCTGAGGCCTCGGTGGTCACCGCCGGCTACGGGCCGGCACAGGGTGACGCGGTCGCGCACCTGGGGGTGATCGGTCCCACCCGCATGGACTATCCGGCCACCATGGCTGCGGTGCGGGCGGTAGCCCACTACCTCTCCCGCTTCCTCTCACCGCCCCGGGAGGAACGCTCTGAGGAGGACTCTGACAAGGACCAGGAGGGCTGGTAG
- the dnaJ gene encoding molecular chaperone DnaJ has product MSNYYEVLGVSREADAEEIKKAYRRKARQLHPDVAGPGHEEEFKAVSTAYEVLSDPEKRQVYDLGGEEALHGGGFGPGGFAGADFGDLGGIFQSFFGGGAGSRGPASRARRGQDSLVAVEVELFDVAFGATRSVPIDTYVMCTTCGGSCCAPGTDPVTCSQCNGTGSIQRMTRTLLGQVMTSSPCPGCQGYGTVIVTPCKDCSGEGRKHAHQDLEVAIPAGVSTGTRIRMSGRGEAGPAGGPNGDLYLEIHEKRHDFLERDGDDLYTELRVPMTAAALGARFPLQTLDGERQVTVKAGSQPGDEIVLDGLGVGRLRRKGRGDLHVTVVVETPTGLDDRQRQLLAELASLRGEDDVAPPREESVMGKLKERFTGR; this is encoded by the coding sequence GTGAGCAACTACTACGAGGTCCTGGGTGTCAGCCGCGAGGCGGACGCTGAGGAGATCAAGAAGGCCTACCGCAGGAAGGCTCGTCAGCTCCACCCTGACGTCGCGGGACCAGGCCATGAGGAGGAGTTCAAGGCGGTCTCGACCGCCTACGAGGTCCTCTCCGACCCTGAGAAGCGTCAGGTGTACGACCTCGGTGGCGAGGAGGCGCTGCACGGGGGCGGGTTCGGTCCGGGCGGGTTCGCCGGTGCCGACTTCGGTGACCTGGGAGGGATCTTCCAGTCATTCTTCGGGGGAGGTGCGGGCTCTCGCGGCCCCGCCTCACGCGCTCGGCGTGGTCAGGACTCCCTGGTGGCCGTGGAGGTCGAGCTCTTCGACGTCGCCTTCGGGGCCACCCGTAGCGTCCCCATCGACACCTACGTCATGTGCACCACCTGCGGGGGCTCCTGCTGCGCGCCGGGCACAGACCCGGTGACGTGCTCCCAGTGCAACGGGACGGGCAGCATCCAGCGCATGACGCGCACGCTGCTGGGCCAGGTCATGACCTCCTCGCCATGCCCGGGCTGCCAGGGGTACGGGACGGTTATCGTCACCCCCTGCAAGGACTGCTCGGGGGAGGGCCGCAAGCACGCCCACCAGGACCTGGAGGTGGCGATCCCGGCAGGAGTGTCCACCGGGACCCGTATCCGCATGTCGGGCCGCGGGGAGGCTGGCCCCGCGGGCGGACCCAACGGTGACCTCTACCTGGAGATCCACGAGAAGCGCCACGACTTCCTGGAGCGCGACGGTGACGACCTCTACACCGAGCTGCGCGTGCCTATGACAGCGGCGGCCCTGGGTGCGCGGTTCCCCCTCCAGACCCTGGACGGCGAGCGCCAGGTCACTGTCAAGGCGGGAAGCCAGCCCGGTGACGAGATCGTGCTCGATGGCCTGGGCGTGGGCAGGCTGCGCCGCAAGGGCCGGGGGGACCTGCACGTGACGGTGGTGGTGGAGACCCCGACCGGTCTTGACGACCGTCAGCGTCAGCTGCTTGCCGAGCTGGCCAGCCTGCGGGGCGAGGACGACGTCGCCCCGCCCAGGGAGGAGTCCGTCATGGGCAAGCTCAAGGAGCGCTTCACCGGGCGGTGA
- a CDS encoding YggS family pyridoxal phosphate-dependent enzyme, protein MTSSPVPTGVPDEAGDGTGSVPIGDSTLVSGTGSAGTDTAASVEELRRRLAAVRARIDAAAWRAGRDPAEIRLLPVSKTVPEERLRAAYAAGATQMGENKVQETRRKAGNLADLGIAWVLIGHVQTNKARDAAAVADELQSLDSLRLAQALDRRLQASGRSLDVYVQVNSSGEASKSGLEPTEVPGFLAQLQAYPTLRVQGLMTLAAHTTDQARVRECFRLVRQLRDEAAQAGTVGPGLLSMGMSGDLETAVEEGSTCVRVGQAIFGARPTPMSATRTGTRTSTPEA, encoded by the coding sequence ATGACATCTTCTCCCGTACCCACCGGTGTCCCCGACGAGGCCGGTGACGGGACCGGCTCGGTACCTATCGGTGACAGCACCCTGGTAAGCGGTACCGGCTCCGCCGGTACCGATACCGCCGCGTCGGTGGAGGAGCTCCGCCGCAGGCTGGCCGCCGTACGTGCCCGTATCGACGCCGCTGCCTGGCGGGCTGGGCGTGACCCCGCGGAAATCCGCCTGCTACCCGTGTCCAAGACTGTCCCGGAGGAGCGGCTGAGGGCAGCCTACGCGGCAGGCGCCACCCAGATGGGCGAGAACAAGGTCCAGGAGACACGGCGCAAAGCGGGCAACCTGGCTGACCTGGGGATCGCGTGGGTCCTTATCGGCCACGTCCAGACCAACAAGGCCCGGGACGCGGCAGCCGTCGCCGACGAGCTCCAGTCACTGGACTCCCTGCGCCTGGCCCAGGCCCTGGACCGTCGCCTCCAGGCCTCCGGGCGCAGCCTGGACGTCTACGTCCAGGTCAACTCCTCCGGCGAGGCCTCGAAGTCCGGCCTGGAGCCCACCGAGGTCCCGGGCTTCCTGGCGCAGCTCCAGGCGTACCCGACGCTGAGGGTCCAAGGCCTCATGACCCTGGCGGCCCACACCACGGACCAGGCGCGTGTGCGTGAGTGCTTCCGCCTGGTCCGTCAGCTGCGGGACGAGGCGGCACAGGCGGGCACGGTGGGGCCGGGACTGCTGTCCATGGGCATGAGCGGGGACCTTGAGACGGCCGTCGAGGAGGGCTCGACCTGCGTGCGCGTGGGGCAGGCGATCTTCGGCGCCCGTCCTACCCCGATGTCCGCCACGCGGACAGGTACTCGCACCAGCACCCCAGAGGCCTGA
- a CDS encoding 16S rRNA (uracil(1498)-N(3))-methyltransferase, which translates to MSAPVFVVTPGTVEPAGSSARKEPPAVPSPSGSRPGPGAGLVLTLLGSGDELVLTGTEARHAVTVRRLREPERVDLVDGSGLRLVCTVTSAGDGARDRLGVRVLERVVEPAPLVRLVLVQALAKGGRDEQAVETATEVGAETVLPWQARRCVSVWQGARRSRGRQRWQTTAREAAKQARRAVVPQVEEVRSTGELAQWARATTQAGGVVALLHEEARAPLSALAGPGQDGRPVLAVIVGPEGGIEREEVAVLEEAGAMTVRLGPHVMRTASAGPVALAVLAQRAGLWEPAGAPGTEVAG; encoded by the coding sequence GTGAGCGCGCCCGTCTTTGTCGTCACTCCTGGCACGGTTGAGCCCGCTGGCTCCTCTGCCCGGAAGGAGCCCCCTGCCGTCCCTTCCCCGTCTGGTTCTCGACCCGGTCCAGGGGCTGGTCTCGTGCTCACCCTCCTTGGCAGCGGCGACGAGCTCGTCCTGACTGGTACTGAGGCGCGCCACGCGGTGACCGTGCGGCGGCTTCGCGAGCCCGAGCGGGTGGACCTGGTTGACGGCTCGGGGCTGCGGCTGGTGTGCACGGTGACGTCTGCCGGGGACGGCGCCAGGGACCGGCTCGGGGTGCGGGTGCTGGAGCGGGTGGTGGAGCCCGCGCCCCTGGTGCGCCTGGTCCTGGTCCAGGCCCTGGCCAAGGGAGGGCGTGATGAGCAGGCGGTGGAGACCGCCACCGAGGTGGGGGCTGAGACGGTGCTGCCCTGGCAGGCCAGGCGGTGCGTGTCCGTGTGGCAGGGGGCCAGGCGGTCCAGGGGGCGGCAGCGCTGGCAGACCACTGCCCGGGAGGCGGCCAAGCAGGCCCGTCGCGCCGTCGTGCCCCAGGTTGAGGAGGTGCGGTCCACCGGTGAGCTGGCCCAGTGGGCACGTGCGACCACGCAGGCCGGGGGAGTGGTGGCGCTGCTCCACGAGGAGGCGAGAGCACCGCTGTCCGCCCTTGCGGGGCCGGGGCAGGACGGTCGGCCGGTGTTGGCGGTCATCGTCGGACCTGAAGGTGGTATCGAGCGGGAGGAGGTCGCCGTCCTTGAGGAAGCGGGGGCGATGACGGTCCGCCTGGGACCGCACGTCATGCGTACGGCCTCAGCGGGGCCGGTCGCCCTGGCGGTCCTGGCCCAGCGTGCGGGCCTGTGGGAGCCTGCGGGTGCGCCTGGCACGGAGGTGGCCGGGTGA
- a CDS encoding TetR family transcriptional regulator: MSPRGRRPAGSPDAREAILAAARAAFARDGYQTSLRGIARQAGVDPALVHHYFPDRASLFSAAVISPSAGVEADLGARAAEVARLPAQDIGANLVRYFVSLWDEVGADRFAAVFRAATSSQDSLAPVAGFIFGGILGPLMERISPDRPQLRTQLVASQLIGLGLVRWVVGAEPLAALDVEELVALVGPTLHRYAVGPLRAEETGQ; this comes from the coding sequence GTGAGCCCCCGGGGGCGGCGCCCGGCCGGCTCCCCCGACGCCAGGGAGGCGATCCTGGCCGCCGCACGTGCTGCCTTCGCCCGTGACGGCTACCAGACGTCGCTGCGGGGGATCGCCCGCCAGGCAGGCGTGGACCCAGCCCTCGTCCACCACTACTTCCCTGACCGGGCCTCCCTGTTCTCTGCCGCAGTCATCTCACCGAGCGCGGGGGTCGAGGCGGACCTGGGCGCCAGGGCGGCCGAGGTGGCCCGGCTGCCTGCACAGGACATCGGTGCCAACCTGGTGCGGTACTTTGTCTCCCTGTGGGACGAGGTCGGGGCGGACCGGTTCGCCGCCGTTTTCCGGGCCGCCACGAGCAGCCAGGACAGCCTTGCCCCGGTGGCCGGGTTCATCTTCGGTGGGATCCTCGGCCCTCTGATGGAGCGAATCTCCCCGGACAGGCCCCAGCTGCGCACTCAGCTCGTCGCCAGCCAGCTCATCGGCCTGGGGCTGGTCCGCTGGGTGGTGGGTGCGGAGCCGCTCGCCGCCCTTGACGTGGAGGAGCTGGTCGCCCTGGTGGGGCCGACCCTGCACCGCTACGCCGTCGGCCCGCTAAGGGCTGAGGAGACCGGCCAGTAG
- a CDS encoding ABC transporter ATP-binding protein: protein MMKNGAGGTPATAAGAGAPGAEPTSGAHEGVPVVEVTDLHVSRGGKEILHGLGLSLAPGTVTGLLGPSGCGKTTLMRTLVGVQRYRGRVSVLGHTPGDPAVRGRVGYVTQGLAVYKDLTARQNLTYFARLAGARARDPQEVLDLVGLADIADRPVSSYSGGEAGRVSLACALVARPDLLVMDEPTVGLDPLTREDLWERFRAMAQEGTTLLVSSHVMDEAFRCDQVLLMREGHLLACTTAPGLLEDTGATTVDEAFLAVIARDSGWSDSAVGAVGDDCADSAVGADQTSREASQGVTQKTGQKGGSR, encoded by the coding sequence ATGATGAAAAACGGGGCTGGTGGTACACCAGCAACAGCAGCTGGAGCAGGTGCCCCAGGTGCGGAGCCCACTAGCGGGGCACATGAGGGCGTGCCCGTCGTCGAGGTGACCGACCTGCACGTGTCGCGCGGAGGCAAGGAGATCCTCCACGGGCTGGGGCTCAGCCTCGCGCCCGGCACCGTGACCGGGCTGCTGGGCCCCTCGGGCTGCGGCAAGACCACGCTCATGCGCACTCTGGTGGGCGTCCAGCGCTACAGGGGCAGAGTCTCGGTACTGGGCCATACCCCCGGTGACCCTGCGGTGCGCGGGCGCGTCGGCTATGTCACCCAGGGGCTGGCCGTCTACAAGGACCTCACCGCACGGCAGAACCTCACCTACTTCGCCAGGCTCGCGGGCGCTCGCGCCCGTGACCCGCAGGAGGTCCTGGACCTGGTGGGTCTGGCGGATATCGCTGACAGGCCGGTGTCGAGCTACTCCGGCGGGGAGGCGGGCCGGGTGAGCCTGGCCTGCGCGCTGGTGGCCCGTCCTGACCTGCTCGTCATGGACGAGCCGACCGTGGGCCTGGACCCGCTGACCCGGGAGGACCTGTGGGAGAGGTTCCGGGCCATGGCGCAGGAGGGGACCACCCTGCTGGTGTCCAGCCATGTCATGGACGAGGCCTTCCGCTGCGACCAGGTGCTCCTCATGCGTGAGGGACACCTGCTGGCCTGCACCACTGCGCCCGGGCTCCTGGAGGACACCGGGGCCACGACAGTCGACGAGGCCTTCCTGGCCGTCATCGCCCGCGACTCGGGCTGGTCAGACAGTGCTGTCGGTGCTGTCGGTGATGACTGTGCTGACAGTGCTGTCGGTGCTGACCAGACCAGCCGGGAAGCCAGCCAGGGCGTCACTCAGAAGACCGGACAGAAGGGAGGTTCACGATGA
- a CDS encoding ABC transporter permease, with protein sequence MSPRTYLAATARILAQLRADRRTLALISVVPSVLLTLLYFVYVDSPGGDVLFNRVAVSMMAILPMTMMFLVTSVAMLRERTSGTLERLWTTPTHRADLLFGYATAFSATAVVQILVLCAVGAWGLGVEVEAAWGWVVLVGLLDAFVGVSLGLLVSAFARSEFQAVQFMPVVIFPQLFLCGLLVPRDQMPRALEVVSDALPLSWAVDFVDELQTVAGPSGDLTRNLVYLLCFGLVALVLAALTVPRRTR encoded by the coding sequence ATGAGCCCACGCACCTACCTGGCTGCCACGGCACGGATCCTGGCCCAGCTGCGCGCCGACCGCCGCACGCTGGCGCTCATCTCCGTGGTCCCGTCGGTGCTGTTGACTCTGCTGTACTTCGTCTACGTTGACTCTCCTGGCGGTGACGTCCTGTTCAACCGTGTCGCCGTGTCCATGATGGCCATCCTGCCCATGACGATGATGTTCCTGGTCACCAGCGTGGCCATGCTGCGCGAGCGCACCAGCGGCACCCTGGAGAGGCTGTGGACCACACCCACCCACCGGGCCGACCTCCTGTTCGGCTACGCCACCGCCTTCTCCGCCACCGCCGTGGTGCAGATCCTCGTCCTGTGCGCGGTGGGTGCCTGGGGCCTGGGCGTGGAGGTCGAGGCCGCCTGGGGGTGGGTGGTGCTGGTGGGACTGCTTGACGCCTTCGTCGGGGTGTCCCTGGGGCTGCTCGTCTCCGCCTTTGCCCGCAGCGAGTTCCAGGCCGTGCAGTTCATGCCGGTGGTCATCTTCCCCCAGCTCTTCCTGTGCGGGTTGCTCGTGCCCCGCGACCAGATGCCCCGTGCCCTGGAGGTTGTCTCCGACGCTCTGCCCCTGAGCTGGGCGGTGGACTTCGTCGACGAGCTGCAGACCGTGGCCGGCCCCTCTGGGGACCTCACCCGCAACCTCGTCTACCTGCTGTGCTTCGGCCTGGTGGCACTGGTCCTGGCCGCTCTGACGGTCCCCCGGCGGACCCGCTAG